CCGAGTTTTGCCGCATCGAACTTGGATAGAACGATCTGGGTCTGCATGGGATTGGAAAACCCGTCATCGGCGATGATCCCGATCCGGTCATAGAGCGGCGGGAGAGAACGGATGCCTTTTGAGCTGTCGAAGAATGCAGGCGTCCCTGCAAACAGGAAGAAACAGTTTGGCAGCTCGTTCTTATCGATCATATCGACGATCTGCCGCAGATTGATGTAGCCTTTTTCCCGCTGGGGGCGGGCAAACGCCTGGGCCGTTTCTGCTTCGTCGAAGCTGACCAGAAGACCGGCGTACCCAGCCTGGGTCATCACATACACGAGACCTTTCAGGAACTGAAGGGTGTCGCCTTCGGTGACCCCGCCTTTGAGACCGGCCTGCGCCTTGAAGCTTCGCCCAACCGTCGACTCGCCCGAGACCCAGCCGATCGCCGCCTGGGCAGTTGCAAAATCGCCTTTGTTGTTTGCCTGATAATAGGTCCGAAGCGCCGAGGCGAGACCTGAGTTCATCCCGCTCACCCGTTCGAGAACCGACTCGATCTCCTTTTCCGTCAGCTCGACGAGACGCGGGTCGTCCTCGCCGATCCCCGTGCTGATCAGACGGTCCTCGATCCCGTATATCCAGGTGTCGATGATGCTTTTGAGGGCATGATCCTCGGTCCCCGTGGTCAGCCCCGAGCAGATTCTTGCATAGATCGCCTGCAGTTTATGCAGGGGAGTGTCCGGCGAGATGACGACATGCGAGGTGACGAACCGCTGCTTTTGTCCGATCTCGACCGCCCGGGAGATCAGAAACGTCTTTCCCGACCCATACTCCCCGCGAACGAATTTGCAGTCCGCATGCCCGGTGGCCACGTACTCGAGCTGGGATCTGATGACTTTCTCTTCGGTTGAAAGACCGACCGCGAGCCGGCCGAGTCCAGCCTGCGGCACCGTTCCCCGGCGAAGCGCATTGATGATCCCGATGCTTTCCAGTTTCCGGTCACTGTGTCCGTTATGTTCCGACATACCCGTACACCTCGCCGCGTTCGCCCACACCGTGTTTCTCTATTAAAGAGATCCCGTGTTCGGCAAGTTTCGCCAGCATCGAGTTCACGATGCCGGTAACCCGCCGGGTCTCGAGAACGGCGCGAAGATCCATTTCCGTTGCTTCGCGGTGCTCTTTTAAGAAAATGAAGACCGTCGACTCACGTTCATCGAGGAACGAAAGATCGCTGCTCTGCATCTCACTCTCTTCTTCCTCTTCCTGCGTCTCGACGATGACCGGACGCTCGGCAAGAACCCGGCCTTTCAGACGTGAAAGGACGTCCATGAAATCCTTCACGCGGATCTTTGCGGGATAACAGGGAAGAACGTCGATTCCTGCAAGACAGCACCATTTGCAGGTCTCGTAATCCTGCCGCTCCAACGAATCGACTGCTGAATACAGATACCCCGCCGAAAGCATCTCGCGGCCGTTCGAAGAGAGCCGGTCCGTGACGCTGCCGAGCTTTTTGATGATCATGTCCTTGGCTTTGGCAATTTTATAGATCTCTTCGCCGCCGTTAAAGACGGCATCGGCGATCGTCTCGATGTCGCGGACTTTAACGGCGTTCGCGACCATATACCGGATCGTCGTCTCGCACTCGCGTTCGTCCCCGCTCCGTTTGAGAAAACCGGCATAGGAGATGCCGCCTTTGATGAAGTCCGCACGGTAGGCACGGTAATTCCAGTCGCGTGCCTGCGAAAGGGAGCCGGCATCTTCGTACGCTTTGCCGATCCAGGCAAGACAGACCGGGGTCGGATACGGCGAAAGAATGACGCTGATGATTCCAGCCACCTCTTCTTTCGTGCGTATGGTCGAGAGAA
The sequence above is a segment of the uncultured Methanocorpusculum sp. genome. Coding sequences within it:
- the brxD gene encoding BREX system ATP-binding protein BrxD, yielding MSEHNGHSDRKLESIGIINALRRGTVPQAGLGRLAVGLSTEEKVIRSQLEYVATGHADCKFVRGEYGSGKTFLISRAVEIGQKQRFVTSHVVISPDTPLHKLQAIYARICSGLTTGTEDHALKSIIDTWIYGIEDRLISTGIGEDDPRLVELTEKEIESVLERVSGMNSGLASALRTYYQANNKGDFATAQAAIGWVSGESTVGRSFKAQAGLKGGVTEGDTLQFLKGLVYVMTQAGYAGLLVSFDEAETAQAFARPQREKGYINLRQIVDMIDKNELPNCFFLFAGTPAFFDSSKGIRSLPPLYDRIGIIADDGFSNPMQTQIVLSKFDAAKLGEAAGKVMDIYAEAYQEVDKARVSPKFIRTMIEKVTCRFGGRVDVVPRLYLREFVDVLDKCALYPNYQPMEKYVFEPVKGEGVLKEEEKAVMEVSW